A part of Miscanthus floridulus cultivar M001 chromosome 6, ASM1932011v1, whole genome shotgun sequence genomic DNA contains:
- the LOC136458500 gene encoding vacuolar protein sorting-associated protein 32 homolog 2-like has product MSMFNRIFGKPKEQANSNALATLDKLNETLDMLEKKEKVLEKKAAAELERAKEFSKAKNKRAAIQSLKRKKLYEQQIEQLGNFQLRIHDQMIMLEAAKATTETVDALRTGAAAMKAMQKATNIDDVDKTMDEINEQTENMKQIQDALSAPLGASADFDEDELEAELEELEGAELESQLLEPVAAPPVHPVYVPANKQPARPAPQKTTAEDDELAALQAEMAL; this is encoded by the exons ATGTCCATGTTCAATAGGATCTTCGGGAAGCCCAAGGAGCAGGCCAACTCCAATGCCTTGGCCACTCTCGACAAGTTAAATGAG ACACTTGATATGctggagaagaaagaaaaggtgcTGGAGAAAAAAGCAGCCGCTGAGCTTGAGAGAGCCAAGGAGTTCTCAAAAGCTAAGAATAAAAGAG CGGCTATCCAATCCTTGAAGAGGAAAAAACTTTATGAGCAACAAATTGAGCAGCTCGGAAATTTTCAGTTGAGAATCCATGATCAG ATGATCATGTTAGAAGCAGCTAAAGCTACAACAGAGACGGTTGATGCATTGAGAACTGGAGCTGCAGCTATGAAAGCAATGCAAAAAGCAAC AAACATTGATGATGTCGACAAGACCATGGATGAAATTAACGAACAGACTGAAAATATGAAACAAATTCAAGATGCTTTGTCAGCTCCTCTTGGAGCTTCTGCTGATTTCGACGAG GATGAACTGGAAGCGGAACTTGAAGAACTGGAGGGAGCAGAGTTGGAATCTCAGCTTCTGGAGCCTGTTGCAGCTCCTCCGGTGCATCCAGTGTATGTTCCAGCCAACAAGCAACCAGCTCGCCCTGCTCCACAGAAAACTACAGCTGAAGATGATGAGCTTGCTGCACTGCAAGCTGAAATGGCATTGTGA